A part of Flavobacteriaceae bacterium GSB9 genomic DNA contains:
- a CDS encoding RNA polymerase sigma factor: MGKQLHNHICEEHLFSSIFKKHSKNLYNFLYYKFGELLNPKDKMQEAFIKLWENCAKISPDKAKSFLFTTANNLMLNEAAHQKVVLKYQQTKPKISTNESPEFLMQLSQYNDKLQRALANLTEAQREAFMMNRVEGKRFKEIAEILDISTKAVEKRIYGALEKLRKDIKEL; encoded by the coding sequence ATGGGAAAACAACTGCATAACCATATTTGTGAGGAACATTTATTTTCTTCCATTTTCAAAAAACACTCTAAAAACTTATACAACTTTTTATACTATAAATTTGGCGAATTGCTCAATCCAAAAGACAAAATGCAGGAAGCTTTTATCAAATTATGGGAAAACTGTGCTAAGATCTCGCCTGATAAAGCCAAGAGTTTTTTATTTACCACTGCTAATAATTTAATGCTAAACGAAGCAGCCCACCAGAAAGTGGTTTTAAAATATCAACAGACCAAACCTAAAATAAGCACCAACGAAAGTCCAGAATTTTTAATGCAGCTATCTCAATATAACGACAAACTGCAAAGAGCCTTGGCTAATTTAACCGAAGCCCAGCGTGAAGCTTTTATGATGAACCGCGTTGAGGGCAAAAGGTTTAAGGAAATTGCTGAGATTTTGGATATTTCAACAAAAGCCGTTGAAAAGCGTATTTACGGTGCGTTGGAAAAATTACGCAAAGACATCAAGGAGTTATAG
- a CDS encoding DUF2071 domain-containing protein: protein MTIREILNTTKHRPWEIPTDGWKFYQEWNDVIFLHYQVDLTELKKFVPNELEIDLFEEKPWVSVVAFTMKKVRPKNLPAYPPISDFNEINIRTYVKSNNKTGVYFLSIEGGKSLSCKFAKGISELPYRYSKIKRTDENYQSQNLVFNDKLNIEFKIGIELTDKTELDKWLTERHALFQDTNESINEFEIHHLEWPINEVDLQKLELNYQRFKKLINEKPSIIHYSKGVKVVAWGKIKNWLQQRITT, encoded by the coding sequence ATGACAATTCGGGAAATATTAAATACGACTAAACACAGACCTTGGGAAATTCCGACTGACGGCTGGAAGTTTTATCAAGAGTGGAATGATGTAATATTTCTTCATTATCAAGTTGACTTGACCGAATTAAAAAAGTTCGTACCAAATGAATTAGAGATTGACCTTTTTGAGGAAAAACCTTGGGTTTCTGTTGTCGCCTTTACAATGAAAAAGGTTAGACCGAAAAATTTACCTGCCTATCCACCAATATCGGATTTTAACGAGATAAATATTCGAACTTATGTTAAATCAAACAACAAAACTGGGGTTTACTTTTTGAGCATTGAAGGTGGAAAAAGTTTATCATGCAAATTCGCAAAAGGAATTTCAGAACTTCCGTATAGATATTCAAAAATTAAAAGAACAGACGAAAATTACCAATCGCAAAATTTAGTATTCAATGACAAACTCAACATAGAGTTTAAAATTGGAATAGAATTGACCGATAAAACGGAATTGGATAAGTGGTTAACCGAAAGGCATGCTCTTTTCCAAGATACTAATGAGTCGATTAATGAATTTGAAATACATCATTTAGAATGGCCAATTAATGAAGTTGACTTGCAAAAGTTGGAATTAAATTATCAGAGATTTAAAAAATTAATAAACGAAAAACCAAGTATAATTCATTACTCGAAAGGAGTAAAAGTAGTAGCTTGGGGTAAAATAAAAAACTGGCTACAACAGCGTATAACCACATAA
- a CDS encoding alpha/beta hydrolase produces MTKANLLIYSLLCLCLSNFNSGQAQNDTIQDNSVLWSKVEAFTPTIVKLPDNYDSTKKHTLVIGLHGFGGTAESFQSLGKPFTDAGFIYATPEALYSYLRRDGTIGYEWFLYDISTYIMLERPASKMEKAAMRVTSENQMGQVIKDLKEQYNIEEIYLAGMSQGGIITYLTGIHHHDKIDGMIIFGSVVDKDWLGSDNIRDANGVRTLIIQGKKDKAVPPELAEAARDLLSNNGYNVTYKTFDGGHVVPRHLLGFVVDWINK; encoded by the coding sequence ATGACTAAAGCAAATTTATTAATCTATTCATTGCTGTGCCTATGCCTGTCTAATTTCAATTCCGGCCAAGCCCAAAATGATACGATACAAGACAATTCAGTTTTATGGAGTAAAGTAGAGGCTTTTACGCCTACGATAGTAAAACTTCCAGATAATTACGATTCAACTAAAAAACACACTCTAGTTATTGGACTTCACGGATTTGGAGGCACAGCAGAAAGTTTTCAAAGTTTAGGCAAACCCTTTACTGATGCCGGTTTTATCTATGCCACACCGGAGGCACTCTACAGTTACTTAAGGAGGGACGGAACCATTGGCTACGAATGGTTCTTATATGATATTTCCACCTATATTATGCTTGAAAGACCTGCTTCTAAAATGGAAAAGGCTGCCATGCGCGTGACCTCAGAAAACCAAATGGGACAGGTTATAAAGGACTTAAAAGAACAATATAACATAGAAGAAATATATCTCGCAGGAATGTCGCAAGGAGGCATTATTACCTACCTAACGGGTATTCATCATCACGATAAAATCGATGGTATGATTATTTTTGGATCTGTTGTAGACAAAGATTGGCTGGGATCAGACAATATTAGAGATGCTAATGGTGTGAGAACCCTTATTATTCAAGGAAAAAAGGACAAAGCTGTACCCCCTGAACTCGCTGAAGCAGCTCGCGACCTTCTAAGCAATAATGGATACAATGTAACCTATAAAACTTTTGATGGAGGCCATGTTGTCCCCAGGCACCTTTTAGGCTTTGTTGTTGATTGGATTAACAAATAA
- the rluF gene encoding 23S rRNA pseudouridine(2604) synthase RluF produces the protein MAEEGLKRINKFLSEVGYCSRREADKLIDAGRVTINGNIPEMGTKIAPNDIVAIDGKEIKNTKEKFVYLALNKPVGIVCTTDTSVEKDNIIDFINYHKRIFPIGRLDKPSEGLILLTDDGDIVNKILRASNNHEKEYIVTVDKPISQTFVERMAGGIYIEDLKKTTKKCKVEKLGTYKFKIVLTQGLNRQIRRMCDYLNYEVQTLKRVRIMNIKLDVPVGKYRELTKEEFSELNQLLKDSTKTFKSKPRK, from the coding sequence ATGGCAGAAGAAGGATTAAAACGAATCAACAAATTTTTAAGTGAGGTAGGCTACTGTTCGCGCAGAGAAGCCGATAAACTTATTGATGCTGGCAGGGTAACCATTAATGGAAATATACCTGAAATGGGCACCAAAATTGCACCAAATGATATTGTTGCCATTGATGGGAAAGAAATAAAAAACACTAAGGAAAAATTTGTCTATCTAGCGCTCAACAAACCTGTGGGCATAGTTTGCACAACCGACACATCGGTTGAGAAGGATAATATTATTGATTTCATCAATTACCATAAGCGTATATTCCCAATCGGTAGATTAGACAAACCCAGTGAGGGCCTGATTCTTTTAACTGATGATGGCGATATTGTGAATAAAATTCTTCGCGCCAGCAACAACCACGAAAAAGAATATATTGTTACGGTCGATAAGCCCATTTCACAGACCTTTGTTGAACGCATGGCTGGCGGAATTTATATTGAAGATTTAAAAAAAACCACAAAGAAATGCAAGGTTGAAAAACTGGGAACATACAAATTCAAAATTGTTTTAACCCAAGGGTTAAACCGGCAAATTCGGCGTATGTGCGATTACTTGAATTATGAAGTACAAACGCTAAAACGGGTAAGAATAATGAATATAAAATTAGATGTGCCCGTTGGAAAATACCGCGAATTAACTAAAGAAGAGTTTTCCGAACTCAATCAACTTTTAAAAGATTCTACTAAAACATTTAAAAGTAAACCCCGAAAATAA
- a CDS encoding YitT family protein, giving the protein MNPFLAKLLVDAARKRLEKRRAGKPVSKKEIVPLVRKFQVELSHAVKEYVFIIIGVFSAGFGLKGFLLPNKFIDGGATGISLLLENITSLQLGLLLVLVNLPFLILAYKTIGRKFALKSIAAISFLAIVVHFVNYPIITEDKLLIAVFGGFFLGLGIGMSMRGGSVIDGTEVLAIFLSRKLSLTIGDVLLIINIIIFSVGAYVLSIEIALYAILTYLSAAKTVDFVVDGVEEYIGVTIISEKHEELRLMITKKLQRACTIYAGKGGYGNSGTSYDKDIIYTVVTRLELAKLQTEIDKIDKKAFIIMGMVKDLKGGMIKKKPMKDH; this is encoded by the coding sequence ATGAATCCCTTTTTAGCTAAATTATTAGTTGATGCCGCTCGTAAAAGGCTTGAAAAAAGACGAGCAGGCAAACCTGTGAGCAAAAAGGAAATTGTACCCTTGGTTAGGAAATTTCAAGTAGAGTTATCGCACGCGGTTAAGGAGTATGTTTTTATAATTATAGGTGTTTTTTCAGCTGGATTTGGATTAAAAGGCTTTCTCTTGCCCAACAAATTTATAGATGGTGGCGCTACAGGTATTTCGTTATTGTTAGAAAACATAACATCACTGCAACTCGGATTACTTTTGGTTTTGGTTAACCTTCCATTTTTAATCTTGGCCTATAAAACCATTGGCAGAAAATTTGCCTTAAAAAGTATTGCGGCCATTAGCTTTTTGGCCATAGTCGTGCATTTTGTAAACTACCCCATCATAACAGAAGACAAATTATTGATAGCCGTTTTTGGCGGTTTCTTTTTGGGATTGGGTATTGGCATGTCTATGCGTGGCGGAAGCGTTATCGACGGCACCGAAGTACTGGCTATTTTTTTAAGCCGAAAACTTTCGCTTACTATTGGTGATGTTTTGCTAATTATTAACATTATAATCTTCTCGGTGGGCGCTTATGTTTTATCTATTGAGATTGCCCTTTACGCTATACTGACTTACCTCTCGGCTGCAAAAACGGTCGATTTTGTAGTCGATGGCGTTGAAGAATATATTGGGGTCACCATTATCTCTGAAAAACATGAAGAATTACGCCTCATGATTACAAAAAAGTTACAACGTGCCTGTACCATTTATGCCGGAAAAGGCGGTTATGGAAATAGCGGCACCAGTTATGATAAAGATATAATCTATACTGTTGTAACGCGCCTTGAACTTGCTAAACTGCAAACTGAAATCGATAAAATCGATAAAAAAGCTTTTATTATTATGGGCATGGTAAAAGATTTAAAAGGCGGCATGATAAAGAAGAAGCCCATGAAAGACCATTGA
- a CDS encoding TonB-dependent receptor plug domain-containing protein: protein MNRNLIISIVFSLFFLNVASLCAQNIQKEKQPLSTILKTLSEQYGVSFSYIDDTIKDKVAYKPNVDFSLETALEFLEMETELDFEILDNQFIVIKAPKSTEAEFLPQKLKEVFVTNYLTTGINKLNDGSLSIKPKIFGILPGLIEPDVLQTIQAIPGVLSADETVSNINIRGGTHDQNLFLWDGIKMYQSGHFFGLISAFNPYTTKKVSIFKNGSQAKYGDGVSSIIDMQLPNEINNEFKAGMGFNFINVDGFAKIPLSHNTELQFSARRSVTDLISTVTYEQYFKRIFQDSDFNDAKQNDNFISQNENFYFYDIKAKFLYNVTPKDKIRFHFLNVNNHFNYDEQSVINDESEALNSNLIQNNLAFGVTYTRDWNNKLATTTQVYVTNYDLDATNFDILNNQRLIQENEVFDGAVKLDLNYTPNLNFKINGGYQFTEVGISNLEDVNNPVFRSYIKDVLRTHSAYAETQYLSNDAKTRLNLGARLNYFGKFDLVLAEPRLSFSQRFLNHFRLEVLGEFKSQTTSQIIDLQNDFLGIEKRRWALSNNNTEVIVNGNQTINPIPILRSKQISAGIHFNKDRFLVSAETYFKKVNGITTRSQGFQNQYQYVNAIGSYDIKGIDLLLNKQFNKVVSSWVSYSYSANNYQFDDLNNGTPFPNNVDINHAVSVAGTYTNNNIKLALGVNWHSGKPKTEPHINDSPNEDNITYASPNSSRLDDYLRTDCSATYTFDISDATRATIGTSIWNILNKRNILNTYYTLDSDNNINKVENESLGITPNVSFRVYF from the coding sequence GTGAATAGAAACCTTATTATTTCTATTGTTTTTTCCTTGTTTTTTTTGAATGTAGCCTCGCTTTGCGCACAAAACATTCAAAAAGAAAAGCAACCGCTTAGCACAATTTTAAAAACTCTTTCAGAACAATACGGTGTTAGTTTTTCGTATATTGACGACACCATAAAGGACAAAGTAGCTTACAAACCGAACGTTGATTTTTCTTTGGAAACCGCTTTGGAATTCCTTGAGATGGAAACCGAACTTGATTTTGAAATATTGGACAACCAATTCATTGTTATTAAAGCTCCGAAATCCACTGAAGCTGAATTTTTACCCCAAAAGTTAAAAGAAGTTTTTGTTACCAATTATTTAACCACGGGAATCAACAAACTAAACGATGGTTCACTATCTATAAAACCCAAAATTTTTGGTATCTTACCTGGGCTGATTGAACCCGATGTATTGCAAACTATACAAGCCATTCCGGGCGTTTTGAGTGCCGACGAAACGGTCTCCAACATAAACATTCGCGGTGGCACACACGACCAAAACCTGTTTCTTTGGGACGGTATAAAAATGTATCAATCGGGGCACTTTTTCGGGCTCATTTCTGCATTTAACCCATACACCACAAAGAAAGTTTCCATCTTTAAAAATGGCTCGCAAGCCAAATACGGTGACGGTGTTTCGAGTATTATCGATATGCAATTGCCCAATGAAATCAATAATGAATTTAAAGCTGGAATGGGCTTCAATTTTATTAACGTCGATGGTTTTGCTAAAATTCCGTTATCGCACAATACCGAATTGCAATTTTCCGCAAGACGTTCTGTAACAGACCTCATAAGCACAGTTACTTACGAGCAATACTTTAAACGTATCTTTCAAGATTCTGATTTTAATGATGCCAAACAAAACGATAATTTCATCTCCCAGAACGAAAACTTCTATTTTTATGACATCAAGGCCAAATTTCTATACAACGTCACTCCTAAAGACAAAATCCGTTTTCATTTTTTAAATGTCAACAACCACTTTAACTATGATGAACAATCAGTTATTAATGATGAAAGCGAAGCACTTAATAGTAATTTAATTCAGAATAACTTAGCTTTTGGTGTAACATATACCAGAGATTGGAACAACAAACTAGCCACCACCACACAGGTTTACGTAACTAATTATGATTTGGATGCTACAAATTTCGACATTCTAAACAATCAGCGGCTCATCCAAGAAAACGAGGTGTTCGACGGTGCCGTAAAACTGGACCTCAACTATACGCCCAATCTCAATTTTAAGATTAACGGTGGTTACCAATTTACCGAAGTGGGCATTAGTAATTTAGAAGATGTTAACAACCCTGTTTTTAGAAGTTACATTAAAGACGTTCTGCGAACACATTCAGCCTACGCTGAGACACAATATTTATCAAATGATGCTAAAACCCGCTTAAATTTGGGCGCGCGTTTAAATTATTTTGGGAAATTCGATTTAGTTTTGGCCGAACCCCGATTGAGTTTCAGCCAGCGGTTTTTAAATCATTTTAGGCTAGAGGTTTTGGGCGAGTTTAAAAGCCAGACCACTTCGCAGATTATCGATTTACAGAACGATTTTCTGGGCATTGAAAAACGCCGTTGGGCACTCTCTAACAACAATACCGAAGTTATTGTAAATGGCAATCAAACCATAAACCCCATCCCAATTTTGCGCAGCAAACAAATATCTGCTGGCATTCATTTTAATAAAGACAGATTTCTCGTAAGTGCCGAAACCTATTTTAAAAAAGTAAACGGTATTACCACCCGTAGCCAAGGCTTTCAAAACCAATACCAATATGTAAATGCCATAGGCAGCTATGATATTAAAGGCATTGACCTACTACTTAACAAGCAATTTAATAAGGTAGTAAGTAGTTGGGTGTCGTATTCATACAGCGCCAACAACTACCAGTTTGATGATTTAAACAACGGCACCCCTTTCCCAAACAATGTCGACATTAACCATGCTGTTAGCGTTGCGGGTACTTATACCAATAACAACATTAAATTGGCTTTAGGGGTTAATTGGCATTCTGGAAAACCCAAAACTGAACCGCATATTAACGACAGCCCCAATGAAGACAACATTACCTACGCTTCGCCCAATAGCAGTCGTTTAGATGATTATTTACGCACCGATTGCTCGGCTACCTACACCTTTGATATTTCTGATGCCACTCGGGCTACTATTGGCACCTCGATTTGGAATATCCTCAACAAAAGGAACATCCTCAACACATACTACACTTTAGACAGCGACAACAACATCAATAAAGTAGAAAACGAATCGTTGGGCATTACACCCAATGTAAGCTTTAGGGTTTATTTTTAA
- a CDS encoding cupin domain-containing protein — protein MKKKYTIQNSPFVVPASNGKVIKEHFGLATTGSKNISIAHMKAPAGWSEPFQTPEFDEYTFIIKGKKRFIIEDETIVLEAGQSIKIEKNTRVQYSNPFTEVCEYIAICTPAFSMDSANREE, from the coding sequence GTGAAAAAAAAATACACCATACAAAACAGTCCTTTTGTTGTACCTGCTTCAAATGGCAAAGTAATTAAAGAACATTTCGGACTTGCTACAACGGGCTCCAAAAACATCAGTATTGCCCACATGAAAGCCCCTGCCGGATGGAGCGAACCATTTCAAACACCAGAATTTGATGAGTATACCTTCATCATAAAAGGCAAAAAACGATTTATTATTGAGGATGAAACCATAGTTTTAGAAGCTGGCCAATCTATAAAAATCGAAAAAAACACAAGAGTTCAATATTCCAACCCTTTTACCGAAGTATGCGAATACATTGCTATTTGCACACCGGCGTTCTCCATGGATTCAGCAAATAGAGAGGAATAG
- a CDS encoding FecR family protein, whose amino-acid sequence MNREVLISKWLDYNLNPQELEAFKQLEDYGDLVKLNSNLQAFKAEDYDTSKELETVLSTIKSKKQSNTHWLKPVLRIAAVLAICFGMYYYITTLDTRISTEYAQKTTIKLPDASSVSLNAKSYLVFNKKDWKNEREVALEGEAFFKVAKGSSFKVKTSAGTVTVYGTQFNVKQRNHYFEVICYEGLVGVTHNSQETKLKPGDSFLIIDGKSIAKEKENRSEPSWLNNTSTFKSVPYKMVIAEFERQYQVNITLLGINSDQVFTGSFTHNNLDIALKSITLPLHVTYSKTNNTITLKRE is encoded by the coding sequence ATGAACCGAGAAGTACTCATATCAAAATGGCTGGATTACAACCTCAATCCGCAGGAACTTGAAGCTTTTAAACAGCTTGAAGACTATGGCGATTTGGTTAAGTTAAACAGCAATTTACAAGCCTTTAAAGCCGAGGATTACGATACGTCCAAAGAACTGGAAACCGTTTTATCTACTATTAAAAGTAAAAAACAGTCCAATACGCATTGGTTAAAACCTGTTTTACGTATTGCTGCTGTATTAGCCATTTGCTTTGGCATGTATTATTATATAACCACTTTAGATACAAGAATATCTACAGAATACGCACAAAAAACAACCATAAAACTGCCCGATGCCTCGAGTGTATCGCTAAATGCCAAATCGTACTTGGTATTTAACAAAAAAGACTGGAAAAATGAGCGTGAAGTAGCGCTTGAAGGCGAAGCCTTTTTTAAAGTAGCCAAAGGATCTTCGTTTAAAGTAAAAACATCGGCAGGTACCGTTACCGTTTACGGTACGCAGTTTAATGTAAAACAGCGGAACCATTATTTTGAAGTTATTTGCTACGAAGGGCTTGTTGGGGTAACCCACAATTCTCAAGAAACGAAATTAAAACCTGGTGACAGTTTTTTAATTATCGATGGGAAAAGTATTGCTAAAGAAAAAGAAAACCGCAGCGAGCCTTCGTGGTTAAACAACACCAGTACCTTTAAAAGTGTACCTTATAAAATGGTAATTGCTGAGTTTGAACGCCAATACCAAGTCAACATTACGCTTTTGGGCATTAACTCCGATCAAGTGTTTACAGGTAGCTTTACCCACAACAATTTGGATATAGCCTTAAAATCAATTACCCTACCTTTACATGTAACCTATAGTAAAACCAACAATACGATTACATTAAAGCGTGAATAG
- a CDS encoding alpha/beta hydrolase — MGKIIIKTIGKSINFLSYLLPSYAAKLAVKIFSTPQKGRLTNEENEYLKSAKQQSIQYNDFVLSTYHWKGKNATILLAHGWESNSFRWKNLIELLKTKHYNIVSIDAPAHGNSGSKIFNAVLYSECINLVAKQHNANIIIGHSIGGTSSVLAANKYKLPIEKLILLGAPSNFDEVITNYVNMMGYNKRVVKAMDKYYLKHFGYLPEHYTVENFSSNLKADGLIIHDKKDRIISYKDALQIYKHYDNSKLVKTVGFGHGLKSEKVYQHILDFLED; from the coding sequence ATGGGCAAAATTATCATAAAAACTATTGGAAAGTCAATTAATTTTCTGAGTTACCTCTTACCTAGTTACGCCGCAAAATTAGCTGTAAAAATTTTTTCAACACCGCAAAAAGGAAGGCTCACGAACGAAGAAAATGAATATCTTAAATCGGCAAAGCAACAGTCTATTCAATACAACGATTTTGTACTAAGCACCTACCATTGGAAAGGTAAAAACGCCACCATTTTACTTGCCCACGGCTGGGAAAGCAACTCCTTTAGATGGAAAAACCTCATTGAACTACTAAAAACAAAACACTACAATATTGTTTCCATCGATGCTCCGGCGCATGGCAATTCTGGAAGCAAAATCTTTAATGCCGTTTTATATTCAGAATGCATTAATCTTGTCGCTAAACAGCATAATGCCAATATCATTATTGGGCATTCTATTGGTGGTACCTCATCGGTCCTGGCAGCCAATAAATACAAACTGCCAATTGAAAAGCTTATATTGTTGGGCGCACCTTCAAATTTTGATGAAGTAATTACCAATTACGTTAATATGATGGGTTATAACAAACGCGTTGTAAAAGCAATGGACAAGTATTATCTAAAACACTTTGGCTACCTTCCTGAGCACTATACCGTGGAAAATTTTTCGTCTAACCTAAAGGCTGACGGACTCATTATTCACGATAAAAAAGACCGAATTATTTCTTATAAAGACGCCCTTCAAATCTATAAGCACTATGACAATTCAAAGCTTGTAAAAACCGTTGGTTTTGGGCACGGTCTTAAATCTGAAAAAGTATATCAACACATTTTAGACTTTCTTGAAGATTAA
- the folD gene encoding bifunctional methylenetetrahydrofolate dehydrogenase/methenyltetrahydrofolate cyclohydrolase FolD, which translates to MTILDGKKVSNDIKEEIADHVKSMVAKGEKVPHLAAVLVGSDGASMTYVNAKVKACERIGFKSTLIELPEYTSEAKLLEKINELNTNDDIDGFIVQLPLPEQIDEQKVLMAIDPDKDVDGFHPVNVGKMALDLPTFLPATPYGILELLERYQVQTSGKNVVVMGRSHIVGRPMSILMSQKRTAGDATVTVVHSRTKNLAEVTKKADIIVAAIGISEFLTGDMVKEDVVVIDVGITRVPDATKKNGYRLAGDVEFSSVSQKASYITPVPGGVGPMTIAMLLKNTLLARERHG; encoded by the coding sequence ATGACAATCTTAGACGGTAAAAAAGTAAGTAACGACATTAAAGAAGAAATAGCCGACCATGTTAAATCTATGGTGGCTAAAGGTGAAAAAGTGCCGCATTTGGCTGCTGTTTTGGTAGGCTCTGATGGTGCGAGTATGACCTATGTTAATGCCAAGGTAAAGGCTTGTGAACGCATCGGGTTTAAGTCTACACTAATTGAACTTCCAGAATACACTTCTGAAGCCAAACTTCTTGAAAAAATCAATGAATTAAATACCAATGACGATATTGATGGGTTTATTGTGCAATTACCATTGCCCGAACAAATTGATGAGCAAAAAGTGTTAATGGCTATTGACCCCGACAAGGACGTTGATGGTTTTCACCCTGTAAATGTTGGTAAAATGGCCTTAGATTTGCCTACCTTTTTACCTGCAACTCCTTATGGGATTTTAGAGTTGTTGGAGCGTTACCAAGTACAAACTTCGGGTAAAAATGTTGTGGTTATGGGAAGAAGCCATATTGTGGGCCGCCCCATGAGTATTTTAATGAGCCAAAAAAGAACTGCAGGCGATGCCACCGTAACTGTGGTGCACAGCCGAACCAAGAATTTGGCTGAAGTTACTAAAAAGGCCGACATTATTGTGGCTGCCATTGGTATTTCGGAGTTTTTAACTGGTGATATGGTTAAAGAGGACGTAGTGGTTATCGACGTGGGGATTACCCGAGTGCCAGATGCTACTAAGAAAAATGGTTACCGATTGGCTGGCGATGTTGAGTTTTCAAGTGTAAGCCAAAAAGCAAGTTATATTACACCAGTTCCTGGAGGTGTTGGGCCCATGACGATTGCTATGCTTCTAAAAAATACGCTTTTAGCAAGAGAAAGACACGGATAG
- the ffh gene encoding signal recognition particle protein: MFNNLSEKLDKALHVLKGHGSITEVNVAETLKEVRRALLDADVNFKIAKEFTNKVKEKALGQNVLTTLQPGQLMVKIVKDELTQLMGGDAEGIDLSGNPSVILMSGLQGSGKTTFSGKLANYLKNKKTKKPLLVACDVYRPAAINQLHVVGDQIGVEVFSDKGNNDPVAISQAAIAHAKSNGHNVVIIDTAGRLAVDEAMMTEISNIHKAINPNETLFVVDSMTGQDAVNTAKAFNDVLNFDGVILTKLDGDTRGGAAISIKSVVNKPIKFIGTGEKMEAIDVFYPSRMADRILGMGDVVSLVERAQEQFDEQEARKLQKKIAKNQFGFDDFLKQIQQIKKMGNMKDLMGMIPGAGKMLKDVDIDDDAFKGIEAIIHSMTPKERTNPSILNASRKRRVAKGSGTSVQEVNQLLKQFNQMSKMMKMMQGGGGKKMMQMMKNMR, translated from the coding sequence ATGTTTAACAATTTAAGTGAAAAATTAGATAAGGCCTTACATGTTTTAAAGGGGCACGGCAGTATTACTGAAGTAAACGTAGCAGAGACTTTAAAGGAAGTTAGGCGCGCACTCTTAGATGCCGATGTTAACTTTAAAATTGCTAAGGAATTTACTAATAAAGTTAAGGAAAAGGCACTTGGACAAAACGTATTAACTACGCTTCAGCCAGGGCAATTGATGGTTAAAATTGTTAAGGATGAATTAACACAACTGATGGGCGGCGATGCAGAAGGTATTGATCTTTCCGGAAACCCAAGTGTTATTCTAATGTCTGGTTTGCAAGGTTCTGGTAAAACTACGTTTTCTGGTAAGCTGGCCAATTATCTTAAAAATAAAAAAACCAAAAAACCTTTATTGGTAGCCTGTGATGTGTATCGTCCTGCGGCGATAAACCAGTTGCATGTTGTTGGAGACCAAATAGGTGTTGAGGTTTTTAGCGATAAAGGAAATAATGACCCTGTAGCTATCTCTCAAGCAGCAATCGCACATGCGAAATCCAATGGACATAACGTCGTTATTATAGATACCGCTGGTCGTTTGGCTGTAGATGAGGCTATGATGACCGAAATATCGAATATCCATAAGGCTATCAATCCAAATGAAACCCTATTCGTTGTCGATTCCATGACGGGTCAGGATGCTGTAAATACGGCCAAAGCCTTTAATGATGTTTTAAATTTCGATGGTGTTATCTTGACTAAGTTAGATGGTGACACGCGTGGTGGAGCAGCTATTTCTATTAAATCTGTTGTCAATAAGCCTATCAAGTTTATCGGTACAGGTGAAAAAATGGAAGCTATCGATGTGTTTTATCCATCTCGTATGGCCGATCGTATTCTGGGCATGGGAGATGTGGTATCGTTAGTTGAGCGTGCCCAAGAGCAGTTTGATGAGCAGGAAGCCAGAAAACTTCAAAAGAAAATAGCTAAAAACCAATTTGGTTTTGACGATTTCTTAAAGCAAATCCAGCAAATTAAAAAAATGGGGAATATGAAAGACCTTATGGGTATGATTCCCGGTGCTGGAAAAATGTTGAAAGATGTTGATATTGACGATGATGCTTTTAAAGGCATTGAAGCGATAATTCATTCCATGACACCCAAAGAGCGTACCAATCCTTCTATCTTAAATGCCAGTAGAAAAAGGCGTGTAGCTAAGGGTTCCGGTACATCGGTTCAGGAAGTAAATCAACTTTTAAAGCAGTTTAACCAAATGAGCAAGATGATGAAAATGATGCAAGGTGGTGGCGGTAAAAAGATGATGCAAATGATGAAGAATATGCGTTAA